The window GGCGTGGCATGTTCAGAGCAAACAGTGACCAAGTAAGAGACCAAAGTCAGATCATGAAACGACGCCGGAGAATACGCAACAGAGACAGAGGAGGCCTTTCAGATCTGAAGGAGTTTTGTATAAAGGCTTTGGTTATGGTCAAAGGGGGTGTTTACAACAACACTCTTTTTCTTTTACACTTGGCCTGAGTGACCCAaccaaaccaaaagaaaaaagaattgtaaaataaaaatgctattaaaaaaaaagaaaagcaactTGTGATTTGTGTAGCTCGAGCGAGTTGAGTCTGTGTGTTTCTCCTTTCACTCGGTGAGTCGAATCAGTTGTTCACTCGTGTGCCCCCACCTACTCCCCTTTTTCGACCATCTTTTtgctctgattttttttttgttagtataatatttgcttctttttagaatgaaaaaaatactaatatttgtttcttttttgctTTTCAATTAATTCGTTTCTTTTCGtgtcaaaatatcaaaatatacttATAATCGCAGattatattattacattttggaccaaaaaaaataatattactttATGAATAACATTTTGATATTCTATTAAACATTTgcaaataaattttattcagaaaaaaatatcatttaaaaacaGAATGCACTGTTAACTATTAGGCAAATGACACAAACAGGTCGAGAGAGGAATAATGGTGTtataaaatcagaaaataataGTAGTGTGTTGACTCTATCtttgttttcttgatttttaatgATGAATATGACGATGAaggttttgatttttgattataGTACTGTAAAAACATTATAATGTTAAGCTATAGATTTTTAAAAGGTCTAGTTTGACGCATTATCGAAGAATATGGCCTTTTTATTCTAATACATTTGTACTAATAGATACGCTACTAGCTATATCattataacaaatataaattCAATTACAATGTTCATTATTAAGTCCAATTATAATACCTATAAATTTAGGTTTATCATGTATAAATCTAGTGATGCCATGTATAAATCCAGGCTGCATTATGTATAGATTCGGCTGGAGATTCTTAAAAGCGGCCCTTCTGCATGCCACTTCGCTTGGTATCACCCACATCTGGCTTAGTCTAACCGCAGAGCTCTATGTAACTCTTTCCGACATCGCCTCTCTCGCCTCTTCTTCTTTTACTTCATGTCGTTTTAGTTGCAAAGACCTGTCTTTGTAATGAGCTCCCTGGACCTTAAACTTTATCCCTCTGctttattttaatcaaatcatcttttgcacaaaaaaaaagtgcttctttatttataatatatttcaacTACATATTGATATAGAAGTAAAACATGCGTCATGTTCATTGACATTCTTAGAAAATGTTGTGCTAATAAACATAGTAAGATTACTTAAGCGGCCTTGAAGCGATCAATCTGGATGCTCTCAGTTTGGAGCTTCTTGTAATCACTTCTGTTTCTCGCAGCAAAGAACTTGCCCCAATTGTACTTTTTGTAACAAGGCGGGTTGTCTTCGCTTATAAGCTCCTTCAATGGCTCAATGTTGGTATCATGGGATGGGAAAAGGAAGAATGGCATTGAGAATCTCTCTTTGCTTGAATTCACTACCACTCTATGTTCTGCACTCCAATACTTGTCATTTGTCCATACCTACTCCACACAACAAATATTATATGACCAAGTTACACTAGACCCCAAAATATTTCGAGTTTATCTATATACACATAGACCCCtaaattgttaaatttttttttattaaattgattAAGTCCTCTAAAATGTCAGGGTCAGCCATTCAATATAACATTCAAAGTTGATGTCTTTTACCTGCATGCAGTTGCCAATGTTAATGATGAAAGCATCAGGGTTCGGTTTGACAGAGAACCATTGTCCATCTGATCTACGGCTCACTTGTAACCCACCCACACTATCTTGTGCCAAGACGGTTATAACTCCTGCGTCTGCGTGGCGTCCAACGCCTAATGCTAGCTCCGGGTTCGGGCAAGGAGGGTAATGGTTAAACCGCAAAAAGCTTGTTTGGTCCTTGAAGTAACCTGTTAACCGATCACCGGGTAGACCCAAGCTAATGGAGATAAGTTCCAAAAGCTTGAAAGCTAACTTCTCAACTTCTCTTGCATATTCTTGGCACACCTCTCTACCAAACATGATTAGTATTAATAAATGGATCCTAATTAGGCCCAATGGGCCTTAATTAAAGCCTTGTTTTAAAGCGTGTTTTAGAGGATCACCTGAAGTCGGAAGGGTTTTGAGGCCACGGGTTAGTCAGCTTCCTGAGCTCGGTATCTTCCGGCTCTGTAGTCGCCGGAACCGTCGTCGAGTCCTGCAAAAAGAAATCGAAAATCTCTTTCCAGTCTCTAACGTTTTTGGTATGTTCTCCGTCGTGATAACCCATAGGGTTCACTTCATCTCTTTTCACTCTTCTCTTCTCCTCCAACGTTAGACTGAAAAACTCGGCCACCGTCTTCTCCACCCTACGCATTAAGTCCAACGACAAACCATGGTTGATCACCTGGAAAAAGCCCCATCTCATGCATGCTTCTGCAATCTCTGTCGCTAGCGCTGTCTTGTCGCAGTTTGGGTCTTGGAGGGAGGAGAGGTCGATGGTCGGGATCTCCTTGGAGAGAATGTGGTCATCGGAGTGTTTGAGATGAGTTTTGGGTCTGTGTTCTGGAGCTTGGATAAAAGCTTCGTCGAGTACTCCCATGGTGGTTTTTTTGTCGGTGATTCTTATGTTTATCTTTTAAGGCTTTGGAAGATATCCGATGATTCTTGTGGTGCATGCGGTTGGGTTTGTTTTATAGGAAGATGTCTGTCACGTGTAACAAAACGCTTTTATTGGTATGATGAATGTAGACACGTTTCTGTGAacaattaactttttttttcacattTGGTTAATTAGGAATTACAGTCATGCCAGTTGTTGAAAGACGACCAAAATAAGCCAAAGATGTATGTAGACGGAGGATATTCATAAAGTTCATCAGCGTTTAATATAGACTATAGATGCCccttctagaaaaaaaaaattaaccattttttatttttgcaaaCAACCATTACAAAAGGAGAGGAGGATTAGTTCACGAGAAAATAGCTCTGAATCTAGACGGAATTTTGGAAGGGTGGAGGATGTGATATACGCAAGTCAAATCTTATTGGATACTTGGATCTCGATCCGAAGTCTTATATATTtgcaaaaaacaaaagaaaattatgaCATGATTTTAAAGAACATATCAGATATTGTTTCCGACATAAACTCAGTCTCTCACATATTATTACATTAAGGGCTTGCATCATAGCTTTGGTAATAAAAAGTAGACGCATAGAACATACTCTTATTAAGGATGTGACTGGTTTGTTACATTCCCAAACGCAAGTTTTACGGTTGATAACGCTTGACAGCATTTCGAAAAAATCATACAAACCTCTACAAATCACTTCAAATCactccgaacctcttaaaatcaaaagctggttccagttAGTGTTTGCAGTTGCGAGCGGTTGTGGAtggataaataaatataaattgtttttcaaaaatatttaaaaattttaaaattaaaattttaaaatagaagtacgataaataaaaatatatacatattttatatattattttaaattcacaaacagtacataatttgttttataaaaactttaaactaaCTAACTATtcattagaatttttaaaaattaatatacatacatatttttttttaaagtttaatagaaatcttcaaaaaaaattataactttcaactaatttgaaaaattatttaaacaaacaTAATACTATTATTAACCATATTatattgatattattatattttattacaataatATGTTTTCATAGTTTCATAATgttataatatgttaatattggtaatttattattaaaccaGTGCAATATCTAATTATAATCAACCAGTCACAAATATCCCGCAAACGTAACAATTTTCAAACATTGTGCCAGTCATACAAAACACTTAACAACACTTGAAAACACAACCACCCGCATCCACACACTCCCGCATCCGCAACCGCAACCACTGCATTTGAACCAACCGGACCCTAAATTATAAGGTTTTCAGGACTCACTCTTCTAATGGCTTCACTTCCACATCATGTGAAGGCATCAAGAAGAATGCTATTGGGTATCTTTCTCTTGGTGTACCAAGAATCCCCACCACTCTATGTTCTACATTCCAATACTTATCATTTATGATTCATCCATACCTAGTAGTATAGATATAGTCGTTATAATTAGATACTGCATGTGTATATCTTAGAAAAATGAGAAGTAATATCTAGAATTTCACCTCCATTTGTAATCCTCCAACTTTGTCTTGAGCCAATAGACCGTGGGCATGGTGGATAACGATTTATCCTTAAGAAAACTCATTTGATCTTTAAAGTAATCATGGAATGAGTTCTAAAAGCCTGTATGCTAGCTTTTCAGCGTGTCTTACGTACTCGTCACATGCCTCCCTAAAactaaataagaaaaaagagaTTAACTTGCATAGTTGAAAATAAATTCTTTTACCGAATTGCTTGTATGCTATGTCCTACATGTAAGTTGTAACTTGTAATATTAATGCAGCCTTGGAAGATAGCGTTCACGTGCATCCAGTAGAGTTGTGTACTTGTGTAAAGTGATAAGATTCTGTTCATATTGGTTAACttagttttttctttgtaacAAACACTTATATTAAACACACTAACCAAAGTTAGGTGGAGTCATAATGGCAAGTTCAACAGCCAAGCATTGTTTAGCTAAATTATCAGCATACCTGTTACTCTCACGAGAAATCCAGGACCAAGAAAAACACTCAAAAGAGGAAACAGCAGAGATGATATCTGTAATTACTCCAAACACTCTTCAGTAAAAGAAGAGCCCAAATTGATTGCTTTAACTAGTTGCGCCAAGTCAGATTCGCATCTGGTATTGGGAGGCCAAGATTCCCGCTCTTAAAAATTTCCTCACGAAGCGCCAAAGCTTCAGCCGCAAGAAGGGATGTCACATGTCGATAAAGAGCAGAGAAAGAGGATATTCTGTTTTGGTTTTCAATTGTGCAACCAAGCCCCACCGTATGGTGACTCTCATTCCACAAAATATCGATTTAACAAGGACATAGTTAAAACCGATATGTTTGGAATGAGAGTAAATGGAGACTGATGATTGCATACATGCTATAGATACTTATTCTATTTATTGTTTTCATAGGATAagtagagaaaaaaatttaggAATAATTAAGAAGAAAGATAAAGTGATTCGGCTACAGAAAATTGGTAATGTAAATATATGTTGTGAGACTGATGATTGCATACTAtgctttttttttggatcacaGCTTCTTTTCATTAACTTCAACTTGGTTGATTACAAATGCTAGAAAATATTATCTATCCTCTTTAATTGAAAACATAAACTACAACAACATAAAATGAAAAGGACAGATCTTCAAAAAAAGATGACAGCGAAATCAAGATGTTGTTTGAATGCGTCGATGTAGCCTTTACAACATGCTTGGACAGCAGAAAGATAGTCACTTTGAATTGTGGCGTTGACGTTGattaatataaatacattaatcaagatatttaaaatattttagaaatattcaCTCTGCATCACTTTTAACAGGTTGGAGAGTAAAACATGAGTCATGTTCATTGACATTATTAGGAAATGTTGTGCTACTAAACATAGTGAGATTACTTAAGCGGCCTTGAAGCGATCAATCTGGATGCTCTCAGTTTGGAGCTTCTTGTAATCACTTCTGTTTCTCGCAGCAAAGAACTTGCCCCAATTGTACTTTTTGTAACAAGGCGGGCTGTCTTCGCTTATAAGCTCTTTCAATGGCTCAATGTTGGTATCATGGGATGGGAAAAGGAAGAATGGCATTGAGAATCTCTCTTTGCTTGAATTCACTACCACTCTATGTTCTGCACTCCAATACTTGTCATTTGTCCATACCTACTCCACACAACAAATATTATGACCAAGTTACATTAGACCCCAAAAAATTTcgagttaatatatataaacatagacccctaaattgttaaaaaaaaaaaactattaaattgaTTTAAGTCCTCTAAAATGTCAGGGTCAGCCCTTCAATATAACATTCAAAGTTGATGTCTTTTACCTGCATGCAGTTGCCAATGTTAATGATGAAAGCATCAGGGTTCGGTTTGACAGAGAACCATTGTCCATCTGATCTACGGCTCACTTGTAACCCACCCACACTATCTTGTGCCAAGACGGTTATAACTCCTGCGTCTGCGTGGCGTCCAACGCCTAATGCTAGCTCCGGGTTCGGGCAAGGAGGGTAATGGTTAAACCGCAAAAAGCTTGTTTGGTCCTTGAAGTAACCTGTTAACCGATCACCGGGTAGACCCAAGCTAATGGAGATAAGTTCCAAAAGCTTGAAAGCTAACTTCTCAACTTCTCTTGCATATTCTTGGCACACCTCTCTACCAAACATGATTAGTATTAATAAATGGATCCTAATTAGGCCCAATGGGCCTTAATTAAAGCCTTGTTTTAAAGCGTGTTTTAGAGGATCACCTGAAGTCGGAAGGGTTTTGAGGCCACGGGTTAGTCAGCTTCCTGAGCTCGGTATCTTCCGGCTCTGTAGTCGCCGGAACCGTCGTCGAGTCCTGCAAAAAGAAATCGAAAATCTCTTTCCAGTCTCTAACGTTTTTGGTATGTTCTCCGTCGTGATAACCCATAGGGTTCACTTCATCTCTTTTCACTCTTCTCTTCTCCTCCAACGTTAGACTGAAAAACTCGGCCACCGTCTTCTCCACCCTACGCATTAAGTCCAACGACAAACCATGGTTGATCACCTGGAAAAAGCCCCATCTCATGCATGCTTCTGCAATCTCTGTCGCTAGCGCTGTCTTGTCGCAGTTTGGGTCTTGGAGGGAGGAGAGGTCGATGGTCGGGATCTCCTTGGAGAGAATGTGGTCATCGGAGTGTTTGAGATGAGTTTTGGGTCTGTGTTCTGGAGCTTGGATAAAAGCTTCGTCGAGTACTCCCATGGTGGTTTTTTTGTCGGTGATTCTTATGTTTATCTTTTAAGGCTTTGGAAGATATCTGATGATTCTTGTGGTGCATGCGGTTGGGTTTGTTTTATAGGTAAATGCAACGTGTAACTTCGTGTGTATCGAAAACAAAA of the Brassica rapa cultivar Chiifu-401-42 chromosome A03, CAAS_Brap_v3.01, whole genome shotgun sequence genome contains:
- the LOC103859785 gene encoding protein DMR6-LIKE OXYGENASE 1-like, which encodes MGVLDEAFIQAPEHRPKTHLKHSDDHILSKEIPTIDLSSLQDPNCDKTALATEIAEACMRWGFFQVINHGLSLDLMRRVEKTVAEFFSLTLEEKRRVKRDEVNPMGYHDGEHTKNVRDWKEIFDFFLQDSTTVPATTEPEDTELRKLTNPWPQNPSDFREVCQEYAREVEKLAFKLLELISISLGLPGDRLTGYFKDQTSFLRFNHYPPCPNPELALGVGRHADAGVITVLAQDSVGGLQVSRRSDGQWFSVKPNPDAFIINIGNCMQVWTNDKYWSAEHRVVVNSSKERFSMPFFLFPSHDTNIEPLKELISEDNPPCYKKYNWGKFFAARNRSDYKKLQTESIQIDRFKAA
- the LOC103859784 gene encoding protein DMR6-LIKE OXYGENASE 1; this translates as MGVLDEAFIQAPEHRPKTHLKHSDDHILSKEIPTIDLSSLQDPNCDKTALATEIAEACMRWGFFQVINHGLSLDLMRRVEKTVAEFFSLTLEEKRRVKRDEVNPMGYHDGEHTKNVRDWKEIFDFFLQDSTTVPATTEPEDTELRKLTNPWPQNPSDFREVCQEYAREVEKLAFKLLELISISLGLPGDRLTGYFKDQTSFLRFNHYPPCPNPELALGVGRHADAGVITVLAQDSVGGLQVSRRSDGQWFSVKPNPDAFIINIGNCMQVWTNDKYWSAEHRVVVNSSKERFSMPFFLFPSHDTNIEPLKELISEDSPPCYKKYNWGKFFAARNRSDYKKLQTESIQIDRFKAA